Proteins found in one Mixophyes fleayi isolate aMixFle1 chromosome 8, aMixFle1.hap1, whole genome shotgun sequence genomic segment:
- the TERF2IP gene encoding telomeric repeat-binding factor 2-interacting protein 1 — protein MSGARAPEKSCVQDDREMKEPEEMHIFEIANMEFELDDKPTTKRPPMVLRLAQFVTDEDSIDVETQTAVDEVSSSPEVSDSEGLEEALMDMVKEFQLDLCHVTQALLKNNGEVGSTRHFLRTGQRPDGYPIWERRDDWDLQKNDPKLLTQLSKKYGEDNVAKRLAFLAS, from the exons ATGTCGGGTGCCAGGGCTCCAGAGAAGTCCTGCGTTCAGGATGACCGGGAAATGAAAGAACCTGAAGAGATGCACATATTTGAGATCGCCAACATGGAATTTGAG CTGGACGATAAACCAACCACAAAGAGGCCGCCGATGGTTCTCCGCCTGGCCCAGTTTGTTACGGACGAGGACTCCATCGACGTGGAAACCCAAACGGCGGTGGATGAAGTGTCCTCCAGCCCGGAGGTGTCTGACAGCGAGGGTCTGGAGGAGGCGCTGATGGACATGGTGAAGGAGTTTCAGCTGGACCTCTGTCATGTGACTCAGGCGCTTCTGAAGAACAACGGGGAGGTGGGGAGCACCAGACACTTCCTGCGCACTGGGCAGCGCCCCGATGGTTACCCCATCTGGGAGCGCAGAGATGATTGGGACTTACAGAAGAACGACCCCAAGTTACTGACACAATTATCCAAAAAATATGGTGAGGACAATGTTGCCAAGAGATTGGCCTTTCTGGCGAGTTAG